The sequence below is a genomic window from Bosea sp. F3-2.
ACGATGCAGAGTTCTGCGCGTCCATCGGCGAAAGTGTCGGCGCCGTCGCCCGGCCTACGACAGCAGGAAGGCGAGCCGCTCGTCGGCGCGACCGGGTGCGATCTCCAGAATTTCGGCGCTGACGACATTCTCGGCGACGAAGGGGTCGGAATTGACACGGGTTTCCAGGTCGATGCGCGTAACGCCATGAGCGAGCACCATGCCACCGAGCCCGGGCTTCAGGCTGCCGGTCATGAGGAAGACGCCGTCCTCGAAACCACGCCTGATCCACTCGTTGTGGGCTTCCACCAAGGCCGGAGCCTGCGCCTTGTTGGCGGAGAAGCGGAGAGCGACGACGAACATGAGAGTTCCCTTTCGAGATGGATCAGGGGGCTTCGGGCGAAGCAGAAGAGGGAGTTTGCGCGTCGAGCCACATGTTGATCGCCGCGAACTCGCGGCGAATGAAAGCTTCGTCGCGGAAGGCTGCGGCCAATGTCGCAATGCCCTGGCTGCGCATCAGCAGATGCATGGCGAGCGCATCGGCATCGGATGCCCGGCCGAGCGCGGCGAAGCGACCCGCCAGCCATCCCCGGAACAGCGTGAAGATTCCGGCTGCCTGTTCGAGCGCAGCATGATCGAGCTTGGCAAGCTCGGCACACAGCGTGCCGACAGGGCAGCCGTAGAGCATGATCTTGGTGCGGTTAGCGATCAGCATCCCGGTGAAGGAGCGGATATGATCGAGCGGCGTGTCGCCTGAATTCTGCCAAGCTGCGAGCAGAGCGCGGCTCCGTTCCACACGCTGTGCGATGACCGCGTCGAGAATCTCGTCCTTGGTTCTGAAGTGGTAATAGAAATTGCCGCGGGAGATGCCGGTGGCGGCCGCGATATCGGCAAAGGCGGTCGCCTCGAAACCGACCTCGTAAAACAGCCTGTCGGCCGCTTCTACGATTTGCTGTCTGGTATCGGCGGCGCCCAATTCAACCTCCAGGGGCGGTTCGGAATTCCCGGTCGGATCGACTAGGTCAATCGTCCCAATTTGTTTTTAGGACGATTGACCTAGGCCATCAAGAGCAAACCTGAAACGGCAAACGCCGCCGGGGTTGCCTGCGGCGTTCGATGGTTCAGGCGGGTTTTCGAGAAAGCCAGAGCACGCTGATTTTTAGCGGAAACGGCCCCGTCATTCCGGACAAGCCGCGAAGCGGCGGCGATCCGGAATCCATCATAGAGCTCGGCGCTCTCCGATGGATCCCGGGTCAAGCCCGGGATGACGGCGTGTTTCCGCGTAAAATCAGCAGGCTCTAAGAAACCGGGTTCTTCAGAGAACTCACGCCGCTTTCTTGGCGCCGAAGGTCGGGTCGAGCTCGCCCTTGGCGTAGCGCTTGGCCATCTCGGCGAGCGTGACGATCCGCTTGATCTTCGAGGCCTGGCCGGCGGTGTTGAACTCCTCCAGCCGCTTCTTGCAGAGGGCGGTCATTGCCTCCATGGCGGGCTTGAGGTACTTGCGCGGATCGAACTCGCCGGGGTTCTCGGACAGAATCTTGCGGATCTGGCCGGTCATCGCCATGCGGTTGTCGGTGTCGATATTGATCTTGCGCACGCCGTGCTTGATGCCGCGCTGGATCTCCTCGACCGGCACGCCCCAAGTCTGGGGCATCTTGCCGCCATACTGGTTGATGATGTCCTGGAGATCCTGCGGAACCGAGGAGGAGCCGTGCATCACCAGATGCATGTTCGGCAGCTTCTTGTGGATCTCCTCGATGACATGCATGGCCAGGATCGCGCCGTCGGGCTTGCGGGTGAACTTGTAGGCGCCGTGCGAGGTGCCCATGGCGATGGCAAGCGCATCGACCTTGGTCTCGGCGACGAACTTCACCGCCTCGTCGGGGTTGGTCAGGAGCTGGTCGTGGCTGAGCTTGCCCTCGAAGCCGTGGCCGTCCTCCTTCTCGCCCTCGCCGCTCTCCAGCGAGCCCAGCACGCCGAGCTCGCCCTCGACCGAGATGCCGCCGAGATGGGCCATGTCGGTCACGGTCTTGGTCACGCCGACATTGTAGTCCCAGTCGCCGGGGGTCTTGCCGTCGGCCTTGAGGGAACCGTCCATCATCACCGAGGTGAAACCGGCCTGGATCGCGGTCATGCAGGTCGCCGGCTCGTTGCCGTGGTCGAGATGCACGCAGACCGGGATATGCGGATAGATCTCGGTGACGGCGTCCATCATGTGCTTGAGCATGATGTCGTTGGCGTAGCTGCGGGCGCCGCGCGAGGCCTGGATGATGACGGGCGCGTCGGTCGCATCAGCCGCCGCCATGATCGCCAGCGCTTGCTCCATGTTGTTGATGTTGAAGGCGGGCACGCCGTAGTCGTTCTCGGCGGCGTGGTCGAGCAACTGGCGAAGCGTGATACGGGCCACGATGGCACTCCCCTTTGGTTCATCGATCTGATGGTGGATTTAGAGCGTCAGCGCCACCGGCGCAAAGCTAAAGCACTGACATGCTGAAAATGCGAAGGGCCGCTCCGTTGCCGGGCGGCACCTCGGGAAACGGCCGGAATCAGGCTTTCCGCAGCGCCTCGACGCCCGGCAGGGCCTTGCCTTCCATCCATTCGAGGAAGGCGCCACCCGCGGTCGAGACATAGGACAGGCTGTCCGCGACGCCGGCATGGTTCATGGCCGAGACGGTGTCGCCGCCACCGGCGACCGCGACGAGCTCGCCGGCGTTGACGCGCCTGGCCGCGGCCTTGGCGACGGCGACGGTCGCGGTGTCGAAGGGCGGCAGCTCGAAGGCGCCGAAGGGGCCGTTCCAGACCAGCGTCTTCACCTTCTCGAGCCGGAGCACGACCTCGGCGATGCTGAGCGGGCCGGCATCGAGGATCATCTCGTCGGCCTCGACACCGTCGGTCGGCACGACCCGGTAGCTGGGATGGGCCTTGAACTCGCGCGCGACCAGCGCATCGACCGGCAGCAGGATCTCGCAGCCAGCGGCCTTGGCCTTGGCCTCGATCTCGCGGGCGGTGTCGAGCAGGTCATGCTCGCAGAGCGACTTGCCGACATCGACGCCGCGCGCCGCCAGGAAGGTGTTGGCCATGCCGCCGCCGATGGCGAGGACGTCGACCTTCTTCACGAGGTTGCCGAGCAGGTCGAGCTTGGTCGAGACCTTGGCGCCGCCGACGATCGCCATCACCGGGCGGGCGGGATTGTCGAGGCCGGCGGAAAGCGCCTCCAGCTCCGCCTGCATGGTCCGCCCGGCATAGGCCGGCAGCACATGGGCGAGGCCCTCGGTCGAGGCATGGGCGCGGTGCGCGGCCGAGAAGGCGTCGTTGACGTAGATGTCGCCATTGGCGGCGAGCGCCGTGACGAAATCGGCGTCGTTCTTCTCGTCGCCGGGGTGGAAGCGGGTGTTCTCCAGCAGCAGGACATCGCCGTTCTTCGCGGCGGCAACGGCCTTGGCGACCGGCTCGCCGATGCAGTCCTCGACGAAGGCGACGGGGCGGCCGAGCGCCTGCGTGAGCGCCGGCACGACCTGGCTCAGGCTGTTCTTGTCGTCGCGGCCCTTCGGGCGGCCGAAATGCGCGAGCAGGATGACCTTGCCGCCCTTGTCGGCGATCTCGCGGATGGTCGGCAGCACGCGGTCGATGCGGGTGGTGTCGCTGACCTTGCCGTCCTCCATCGGGACGTTGAGGTCGACGCGGACGAGGACACGCTTGCCGGCGAGATTGGCGTCGTCGAGGGTACGGAAGGCGGTCATCGGCGTCTCTTCAAATGCGTTCGAACAGGCTGGGATAATCGACGACGAGGCCGTCCTCGTCGACAGAAAGATCGGCCTCGAAGCTGCGGTCGGCCGCCTGATAGCGGAACAGGCGCGGCTCCAGGCAGGTGTAGACCTGCCGGTCGAGCCGCGGCACGAAGCTGTCGAAGGGGATGTAGAGCATCGCGAATTCGCGACTCTGGCCGGGCTGCCAGCTCTCGCGCCGGATCGGCAGCGTATTCGTGAAGGGCGTGCCGGCGAGGTCGATGTCGATGCAGTCGTCGAAAGCGGGCAGGCGCTCGCCAAAGACATCGCGCCAAGCGCCGTCACGCCGTTCCAGAAACACGCGGCGCCCGTCAGTCGTGGCAATGGTGACGGCGGTCACGGCAAAGTCCGGACCGCAGTCGATGGCATAGGAAACGCCATAGGGCTTACCTTCGCCGCGCTCGCCGATCACCACGGATTCGGCGCGAATGCCAGCCGGCGTGCCGCGCAGCGTGAAATGCTCCAGCCCGACGCCCTCAACCGGCCGCCAGCGCAAGCTGCGCGGCTCCGCGAGAAGGACGACGTCCCGAAAGCTCATCGCGTCAGCAGGCTCCCGAACAGGCCGGGTACGCCAAATTTTAGCACCACAATGGTGAGGGCGACAGTGAGAACGGCCGTGACGATGGCGGTCAGGAACAGCGTGCCGGTGCGCGGCGTTGCATCGACGCGATCGCGCAGGGAAGAAATCTCGCCGCGGATGGAGGCGAAGTCCATCGTGCCGGCGGCGGCGTCGACCTTATGGGCGCTGCGCTCCAGCGAAGCCTCGGCGCGGGTCAGGACGGCCTCGTAGCGGGCGAATTTCTCCTCGATGCGCGCCGCCTTCTCCTCGATGCGGGAGAGCTGATCGAGCTGGCGCGGGTCGGGCTTCGATGCGGTTTCGACGGAAGCCGGCACCGCGGAGCCGACGATGGCGGGTGCGGGCGATGCAGGCATCGCGGCTGCGGGAGCGGGGCTGAATGCGGGGGGCGGCGTCACGGCGGGCGCCTCGAAAGGCACCGGGGACGTAACAGTCGGCTCGATCTTGGCCATGGGCTCTCCGGCAACTTGGAGGAAAGGGCGCGGCCGCGCGCGGCGCGGCCTCGCTTTCATGCGCCATGCCCCTTGCCGGGGACATGGCGGTTTTCGTTGCCGCATCGGATTCTCCCGAGAAGTGGAAGCCACTTTTCGGTCCGATGCGGTGGATCAGAGCAGGGCGGCCATGGCGACGGCCGTGTCGCTCATGCGGTTCGAGAAGCCCCACTCATTGTCGTACCAGGACAGCACGCGCACGAACTTGTCGTCCATGACCTTGGTCTGGTCGAGGGCGAAGGTCGAGGAATGCGGATCGTGGTTGAAGTCGATCGAAACATTCGGCTGGTCGGTGACGCCGAGGATGCCCTTCAGCGGGCCGCGCTTCGACGCCTTGATGATGGCGTCGTTGATCTTCTCGACCGAGGTCTTGCGCTTGGCGAGGAACTTGAAGTCGACGACCGAGACGTTCGGGGTCGGCACGCGGATCGAGGTGCCGTCGAGACGGCCCTTGAGCTCGGG
It includes:
- the fba gene encoding class II fructose-bisphosphate aldolase (catalyzes the reversible aldol condensation of dihydroxyacetonephosphate and glyceraldehyde 3-phosphate in the Calvin cycle, glycolysis, and/or gluconeogenesis), which produces MARITLRQLLDHAAENDYGVPAFNINNMEQALAIMAAADATDAPVIIQASRGARSYANDIMLKHMMDAVTEIYPHIPVCVHLDHGNEPATCMTAIQAGFTSVMMDGSLKADGKTPGDWDYNVGVTKTVTDMAHLGGISVEGELGVLGSLESGEGEKEDGHGFEGKLSHDQLLTNPDEAVKFVAETKVDALAIAMGTSHGAYKFTRKPDGAILAMHVIEEIHKKLPNMHLVMHGSSSVPQDLQDIINQYGGKMPQTWGVPVEEIQRGIKHGVRKINIDTDNRMAMTGQIRKILSENPGEFDPRKYLKPAMEAMTALCKKRLEEFNTAGQASKIKRIVTLAEMAKRYAKGELDPTFGAKKAA
- a CDS encoding putative glycolipid-binding domain-containing protein codes for the protein MSFRDVVLLAEPRSLRWRPVEGVGLEHFTLRGTPAGIRAESVVIGERGEGKPYGVSYAIDCGPDFAVTAVTIATTDGRRVFLERRDGAWRDVFGERLPAFDDCIDIDLAGTPFTNTLPIRRESWQPGQSREFAMLYIPFDSFVPRLDRQVYTCLEPRLFRYQAADRSFEADLSVDEDGLVVDYPSLFERI
- a CDS encoding TetR/AcrR family transcriptional regulator yields the protein MGAADTRQQIVEAADRLFYEVGFEATAFADIAAATGISRGNFYYHFRTKDEILDAVIAQRVERSRALLAAWQNSGDTPLDHIRSFTGMLIANRTKIMLYGCPVGTLCAELAKLDHAALEQAAGIFTLFRGWLAGRFAALGRASDADALAMHLLMRSQGIATLAAAFRDEAFIRREFAAINMWLDAQTPSSASPEAP
- a CDS encoding phosphoglycerate kinase, whose product is MTAFRTLDDANLAGKRVLVRVDLNVPMEDGKVSDTTRIDRVLPTIREIADKGGKVILLAHFGRPKGRDDKNSLSQVVPALTQALGRPVAFVEDCIGEPVAKAVAAAKNGDVLLLENTRFHPGDEKNDADFVTALAANGDIYVNDAFSAAHRAHASTEGLAHVLPAYAGRTMQAELEALSAGLDNPARPVMAIVGGAKVSTKLDLLGNLVKKVDVLAIGGGMANTFLAARGVDVGKSLCEHDLLDTAREIEAKAKAAGCEILLPVDALVAREFKAHPSYRVVPTDGVEADEMILDAGPLSIAEVVLRLEKVKTLVWNGPFGAFELPPFDTATVAVAKAAARRVNAGELVAVAGGGDTVSAMNHAGVADSLSYVSTAGGAFLEWMEGKALPGVEALRKA